One Tamlana carrageenivorans genomic region harbors:
- the queG gene encoding tRNA epoxyqueuosine(34) reductase QueG: MLNNKTKYSQFIKTEAKRLGFLSCGISKAEFLEEEAPRLEKWLKNNMNGEMRYMENHFDKRLDPTKLVEGSKSVVSLLLNYYPKDIQTENSYKLSKYAFGTDYHFVIKDKLKDLLHFIQDEIGEVDGRAFVDSAPVLDKAWAAKSGLGWVGKHSNLLTQKVGSFYFIAELIIDLDLEYDARVTDHCGTCTACIDACPTEAITAPYVVDGSKCISYFTIELKENIPSEFQGKFDDWMFGCDVCQDVCPWNRFSKPHNEPLFNPHPELLSMTKKDWEDITAETFQKVFKKSAVKRTKFAGLNRNINFLKDTNL, encoded by the coding sequence ATGTTAAACAATAAAACAAAATACAGTCAATTTATTAAAACCGAAGCCAAGCGCCTCGGTTTTTTGTCTTGCGGTATTAGTAAAGCCGAATTTCTGGAAGAGGAAGCGCCTCGTTTGGAAAAATGGCTAAAAAATAACATGAATGGTGAGATGCGTTATATGGAGAACCATTTTGATAAACGCCTAGACCCTACAAAACTCGTTGAGGGTTCTAAAAGTGTCGTCTCCTTATTGTTGAATTATTACCCTAAAGACATTCAAACAGAAAACAGTTATAAGCTTTCTAAATACGCTTTTGGGACCGACTATCATTTTGTAATTAAAGATAAGCTTAAAGACCTCTTGCATTTTATCCAAGATGAAATAGGTGAAGTGGATGGTCGCGCCTTTGTCGATTCGGCACCGGTTTTAGATAAAGCTTGGGCTGCAAAATCGGGATTGGGTTGGGTTGGTAAACACAGTAATCTATTAACTCAAAAAGTAGGTTCCTTTTATTTTATTGCCGAACTAATAATCGATTTAGATTTAGAATATGATGCTCGAGTTACCGACCACTGCGGTACGTGTACAGCTTGTATTGATGCATGCCCGACGGAAGCCATTACAGCACCCTATGTGGTCGATGGTAGTAAGTGTATTTCGTATTTTACCATTGAATTAAAAGAAAATATCCCTTCAGAATTCCAAGGTAAATTTGACGATTGGATGTTTGGCTGCGATGTTTGCCAGGATGTTTGTCCGTGGAATCGCTTCTCAAAACCGCATAACGAACCACTTTTTAATCCGCATCCCGAATTACTATCCATGACTAAAAAGGATTGGGAAGACATAACGGCAGAGACTTTTCAAAAAGTATTTAAAAAATCGGCTGTCAAACGCACCAAGTTTGCTGGGCTAAATCGAAACATCAATTTTTTGAAGGATACTAATTTGTAA
- the ruvB gene encoding Holliday junction branch migration DNA helicase RuvB — protein MNENLDPTNDNFSPEEFDVEKKLRPLSFDDFTGQDQVLENLQIFVQAANLRAEALDHTLFHGPPGLGKTTLANILANELNVGIKVTSGPVLDKPGDLAGLLTNLEERDVLFIDEIHRLSPIVEEYLYSAMEDFKIDIMIESGPNARTVQINLNPFTLVGATTRSGLLTSPMRARFGIQSRLQYYKTDLLTTIIQRSASILNVPISMEAAIEIAGRSRGTPRIANALLRRVRDFAQIKGNGSIDIKIAKYSLEALNVDAHGLDEMDNKILATIIDKFKGGPVGISTIATAVSESPETIEEVYEPFLIQQGFIMRTPRGREVTAEAYKHLGRVKGPTQGGLF, from the coding sequence ATGAACGAAAACCTAGATCCTACCAACGATAATTTTTCTCCAGAAGAGTTTGATGTAGAAAAGAAATTAAGACCGCTGTCTTTTGATGACTTCACGGGGCAAGACCAAGTATTGGAAAATCTTCAAATATTCGTTCAGGCCGCCAATTTGCGTGCAGAAGCTTTGGATCATACGCTTTTTCATGGGCCTCCAGGCCTAGGGAAAACCACCTTAGCTAATATTCTTGCTAATGAATTGAATGTTGGTATCAAAGTCACCTCTGGGCCTGTGCTAGATAAGCCAGGTGATTTAGCGGGTTTGTTAACCAATCTCGAAGAGCGTGATGTCTTGTTTATTGATGAAATCCATCGTTTAAGTCCGATTGTAGAGGAATATTTGTATTCCGCCATGGAAGACTTTAAAATTGATATCATGATTGAATCGGGACCCAATGCCAGAACGGTTCAAATTAACTTAAATCCATTTACCCTTGTGGGTGCTACTACCCGATCAGGTTTGCTAACCTCACCAATGCGTGCTCGGTTTGGTATTCAGAGTCGATTACAATATTATAAAACCGATTTATTAACGACCATCATTCAACGTAGTGCCAGTATTCTTAATGTACCTATTTCTATGGAAGCGGCTATTGAGATTGCTGGACGAAGCCGAGGAACACCTAGAATAGCAAATGCTTTGTTACGTCGTGTTCGGGATTTTGCTCAAATTAAAGGTAATGGTAGCATTGATATTAAAATTGCAAAATATAGTTTAGAGGCTCTTAATGTGGATGCTCATGGTTTAGATGAAATGGATAATAAAATTTTAGCTACTATTATCGATAAATTTAAAGGGGGACCTGTGGGTATTTCGACTATTGCTACCGCAGTAAGTGAAAGTCCCGAAACGATTGAAGAGGTATATGAGCCTTTTTTAATTCAGCAAGGATTTATTATGAGAACCCCTCGCGGTCGTGAAGTCACTGCTGAAGCCTACAAACATTTAGGGCGTGTGAAGGGACCTACGCAAGGAGGCTTATTTTAA
- a CDS encoding cytochrome c oxidase subunit I → MSAHADTHAHEDDHGHHHKETFVTKYIFSQDHKMIAKQYLVTGTIMGIIGILMSLMFRMQIAWPEEPNVLFEALLGKWAPDGVMDADIYLALVTIHGTIMVFFVLTAGLSGTFSNLLIPLQIGARDMASGFLNMVSYWLFFLSSVIMVISLFVEAGPAAAGWTIYPPLSALPMAQGGSGMGMTLWLVSMAIFIASSLLGSLNYVVTVINLRTKGMSMTRLPLTIWAFFVTAIIGIISFPVLLSAALLLIMDRSFGTSFFLSDIFIQGEVLHYQGGSPVLFEHLFWFLGHPEVYIVILPAMGLVSEIMASNSRKPIFGYRAMIVSILAIAFLSTIVWGHHMFISGMNPFLGSVFTFTTLLIAIPSAVKAFNWITTLWKGNLQMNPAMLFSIGFVSTFITGGLTGIILGDSALDINVHDTYFVVAHFHLVMGISALYGMFAGIYHWFPKMYGRMLNKNLGYIHFWLTAVCAYGVFFPMHFIGMAGLPRRYYTNSNFPLFDDLANVNVIITVFALVGGVVQLVYLYNFFSSIFFGKKATQNPWKATTLEWTTPVEHIHGNWPGEIPHVHRWAYDYSKPGYDVDFVPQNVPFKEGEVELHH, encoded by the coding sequence ATGTCAGCACACGCAGATACTCACGCTCACGAAGACGACCACGGACATCATCATAAAGAAACTTTCGTAACGAAGTACATCTTCAGTCAGGATCATAAAATGATTGCTAAGCAGTACCTTGTAACGGGTACGATTATGGGAATTATTGGTATCCTGATGTCTTTAATGTTCCGTATGCAAATTGCATGGCCAGAAGAGCCAAATGTATTATTTGAAGCGTTATTAGGTAAATGGGCTCCCGACGGTGTTATGGATGCCGATATTTATTTGGCATTAGTTACCATCCACGGTACCATCATGGTATTCTTTGTACTTACAGCAGGTTTAAGTGGTACTTTTAGTAACCTCCTTATTCCTTTGCAAATTGGTGCTCGTGATATGGCTTCAGGTTTCTTAAACATGGTTTCTTACTGGTTATTCTTTTTATCAAGTGTAATCATGGTTATTTCATTGTTTGTTGAAGCTGGACCAGCTGCTGCAGGATGGACAATTTATCCACCATTAAGTGCCTTACCAATGGCTCAAGGTGGTTCTGGTATGGGTATGACTTTATGGTTAGTGTCTATGGCTATCTTTATTGCTTCATCATTATTAGGTTCGCTTAACTATGTGGTTACTGTTATAAACTTACGTACAAAAGGGATGTCGATGACTAGATTACCTTTAACCATATGGGCATTCTTTGTTACAGCTATTATTGGTATTATTTCGTTCCCAGTTCTACTATCTGCTGCATTGTTATTAATTATGGATAGAAGTTTCGGAACCTCGTTCTTCTTATCAGATATATTTATTCAAGGTGAAGTATTACATTACCAAGGAGGTTCTCCAGTTTTATTTGAGCACTTATTTTGGTTCTTAGGTCACCCAGAGGTATACATTGTAATTTTACCTGCAATGGGACTCGTTTCTGAAATTATGGCTTCAAATTCACGTAAACCTATTTTTGGTTACCGTGCCATGATTGTATCTATTTTAGCCATTGCTTTCTTATCTACAATCGTATGGGGTCACCATATGTTTATCTCAGGAATGAATCCATTTTTAGGTTCTGTGTTTACGTTTACAACCCTATTAATTGCGATTCCATCGGCGGTAAAAGCCTTCAACTGGATTACAACCTTATGGAAAGGTAACCTTCAAATGAACCCAGCGATGCTATTTTCAATCGGATTCGTATCTACTTTCATCACTGGAGGTTTAACAGGTATCATCCTTGGGGATTCAGCTTTAGATATTAATGTTCACGATACTTACTTCGTAGTAGCTCACTTTCACTTAGTAATGGGTATATCGGCTTTATATGGTATGTTCGCAGGAATTTACCACTGGTTTCCTAAAATGTACGGTCGTATGTTAAATAAAAATCTTGGTTATATTCACTTTTGGTTAACTGCGGTTTGTGCTTATGGTGTATTCTTCCCAATGCACTTTATTGGAATGGCAGGTTTACCGCGTCGTTATTATACAAATAGTAACTTCCCTTTATTTGACGATTTAGCCAATGTTAACGTGATTATCACAGTGTTTGCTTTAGTTGGTGGTGTAGTGCAACTTGTTTATTTATATAACTTCTTTAGTAGTATTTTCTTCGGAAAGAAAGCAACGCAAAACCCTTGGAAAGCTACAACTTTAGAGTGGACAACGCCTGTAGAGCATATTCATGGAAACTGGCCAGGCGAGATACCTCACGTACACCGTTGGGCTTACGATTATAGCAAGCCAGGTTATGATGTTGATTTTGTTCCGCAAAACGTACCTTTCAAAGAAGGTGAAGTGGAATTACATCATTAA
- a CDS encoding cytochrome c oxidase subunit II, with amino-acid sequence MTTLLTIIVLVFILIAIWQMVKIFDLAQAKTENSQVANDKDNALNGYLMMGFLAFIYIITIVCVVKWGDLPLLSNSASAHGPTIDNLMVISLVIIFFVQTITQFLLHYFAFKYKGEKGKQAFFFADNNKLEMIWTIIPVIVLAGLIIYGLNTWINITSVDESDDPLIVELYAQQFNWKARYAGADNTLGKANVRLIDIDRANILGLDEADPNAQDDIITTELHLPVGKPVLFKMRSQDVLHSAYMPHFRAQMNCVPGMITQFGFTPTVTTAEMRQNPDMVEKVAHINDIRVENSKPLVANGEEALERYEFDYLLLCNKICGKSHYNMQMKIIVETQEEYDVWIAQQKEFKNSLIN; translated from the coding sequence ATGACTACTTTATTAACGATTATAGTTTTAGTATTTATTTTAATTGCCATTTGGCAAATGGTTAAGATTTTCGATTTGGCACAAGCTAAAACTGAAAATTCTCAAGTAGCTAACGATAAAGATAATGCCTTAAATGGTTATTTAATGATGGGCTTTTTAGCGTTCATCTATATCATAACTATTGTATGTGTTGTTAAATGGGGCGATTTACCGCTTTTATCAAATTCGGCATCAGCACACGGGCCTACTATTGATAACCTTATGGTTATTTCATTAGTGATTATATTTTTTGTACAAACTATTACCCAATTTTTGTTACACTACTTCGCTTTTAAATATAAAGGCGAGAAAGGAAAACAAGCGTTTTTCTTTGCAGATAACAATAAATTAGAAATGATTTGGACAATTATTCCTGTTATCGTTTTAGCTGGTTTAATTATATACGGATTGAATACTTGGATTAACATTACAAGTGTTGATGAAAGTGACGATCCTTTAATTGTTGAATTATATGCTCAGCAATTTAACTGGAAAGCGAGATATGCTGGAGCCGATAATACTTTAGGGAAAGCTAATGTACGTTTAATTGATATTGATCGTGCTAATATTTTAGGATTAGATGAAGCCGATCCTAATGCTCAAGATGATATTATTACTACCGAATTACACTTGCCTGTAGGAAAGCCTGTGTTGTTTAAAATGCGTTCTCAAGATGTATTACACTCTGCTTACATGCCGCACTTTAGAGCTCAAATGAACTGTGTTCCAGGGATGATTACACAATTCGGATTTACACCTACTGTAACGACTGCTGAAATGCGTCAAAATCCGGATATGGTTGAAAAAGTAGCTCATATTAATGACATCAGAGTTGAAAACAGCAAACCGTTAGTTGCTAATGGTGAAGAAGCTTTAGAGCGTTACGAATTTGATTACCTGTTATTGTGTAATAAAATTTGTGGGAAATCACATTACAACATGCAAATGAAGATTATTGTTGAAACGCAAGAAGAATATGACGTTTGGATTGCTCAACAAAAGGAATTTAAAAATTCTTTAATTAATTAA
- a CDS encoding quinol:cytochrome C oxidoreductase, with translation MYTFSNKLKTFSFILMILGALGVGYGFMTSHKSFEEVEHLLAEESHHGGGHAEANGHQATPSHDTHAEAEGSHGEEAHAHVDEHTKHVEHVQHQIANRPWSALYVAAFFFMMIALGVLAFYAIQIASQAGWSPVLFRVMEGITAYLLPGAIIVLLIAIASGTIGHYNIFIWMDPDVVAHDKLIQGKSGWLNLGGFAIRGIIFIAGWALYRHFARKFSIAQDNAEPGDQSNFKKAFRITAGFLVFFIYTESMMSWDWIMSVDPHWFSTLFGWYVFASMFVSGITVIALLSIYLKSRGYLAYVNENHLHDVAKFMFGISIFWTYLWFSQFMLIWYSNIPEEVTYFITRINDYKLPFFGMVVMNFVFPLLLLMNADYKRMPWFVVMAGIVILAGHYIDIFNMIMPATVGDRWFIGIPEIGSVLLFGGLFIFVVFTSLSKASLLAKGYPLMKESEDFHY, from the coding sequence ATGTATACATTTTCAAATAAATTAAAGACATTTTCTTTCATTCTAATGATTTTAGGAGCATTGGGTGTAGGCTATGGTTTTATGACGTCTCATAAATCTTTTGAGGAGGTTGAACACTTACTTGCTGAAGAATCACATCATGGTGGTGGTCACGCTGAAGCTAATGGGCATCAAGCAACACCAAGTCACGATACTCATGCTGAGGCTGAAGGAAGTCATGGTGAAGAAGCACATGCTCATGTTGATGAACATACGAAGCATGTTGAACACGTACAACACCAAATTGCAAACAGACCTTGGTCTGCATTATATGTAGCAGCTTTTTTCTTTATGATGATCGCTTTAGGTGTTTTAGCTTTTTATGCAATTCAAATTGCATCTCAAGCAGGATGGTCACCGGTTTTATTTAGAGTGATGGAAGGCATTACTGCTTACCTGTTACCAGGGGCTATTATTGTGCTTCTTATTGCTATTGCATCAGGTACTATTGGTCACTATAACATATTTATTTGGATGGATCCAGATGTTGTAGCTCACGATAAACTTATTCAAGGTAAATCTGGATGGTTAAACCTAGGTGGTTTTGCTATTAGAGGAATCATTTTTATTGCTGGTTGGGCTTTATACCGTCACTTTGCTCGTAAATTTTCTATTGCTCAAGATAACGCTGAACCTGGTGACCAAAGTAACTTTAAGAAAGCTTTCCGTATTACAGCTGGATTCTTAGTATTCTTTATCTATACAGAATCTATGATGTCTTGGGATTGGATTATGAGTGTCGACCCACACTGGTTTTCAACTTTATTTGGTTGGTACGTTTTCGCATCAATGTTTGTTAGCGGTATTACAGTCATCGCACTATTATCAATATACCTAAAATCTAGAGGGTACTTAGCCTATGTAAATGAAAACCATTTACATGATGTAGCTAAATTTATGTTCGGTATTAGTATTTTCTGGACTTACCTTTGGTTTTCACAATTCATGTTAATCTGGTATTCTAATATTCCTGAAGAGGTTACCTATTTTATAACACGAATCAATGATTATAAATTACCTTTCTTCGGTATGGTAGTTATGAACTTTGTATTCCCACTATTATTGTTAATGAACGCAGACTATAAGCGTATGCCTTGGTTTGTTGTTATGGCGGGAATCGTGATACTTGCTGGTCACTATATTGATATCTTCAATATGATTATGCCTGCAACTGTTGGAGATAGATGGTTTATAGGAATTCCTGAAATAGGCTCTGTTTTATTATTTGGAGGATTATTCATATTTGTAGTATTCACGTCTTTATCTAAGGCTTCACTACTGGCAAAAGGATACCCTCTTATGAAGGAGAGTGAAGATTTCCATTATTAA
- a CDS encoding c-type cytochrome — MKSLIKILAVAVVFVAVSCNKSTAPNYQFMPNMYESAGYETYGEAAFSNGLEAQLPAEGSVARGYIPFDVENSTEGYEFAKANLVSPLDSTQVDLNRGKELYDIYCGICHGNKGDGQGNLVKREKILGIPSYDDAGRAINAGSIYHTIYYGKNAMGSYANQLQEEERWQVVSYVLQLKADLEK; from the coding sequence ATGAAAAGCTTAATTAAAATATTAGCAGTAGCAGTTGTTTTTGTAGCCGTTTCTTGTAATAAGAGTACGGCACCAAATTACCAATTCATGCCTAACATGTATGAATCTGCAGGGTATGAAACTTATGGAGAAGCAGCATTTTCTAATGGCTTAGAAGCGCAGTTACCTGCCGAAGGTTCTGTAGCTAGAGGGTATATCCCATTTGATGTTGAAAATTCTACCGAAGGTTATGAGTTTGCAAAAGCTAATCTGGTTAGTCCGTTAGATTCTACACAAGTAGATTTAAATAGAGGTAAAGAGTTATATGATATTTACTGTGGAATTTGCCATGGTAATAAAGGTGATGGTCAAGGTAATTTGGTGAAGCGTGAAAAAATCCTTGGTATTCCTAGTTATGATGATGCCGGTCGTGCTATTAATGCAGGAAGTATTTACCACACTATTTATTACGGTAAAAACGCTATGGGTTCTTATGCTAACCAATTACAAGAGGAAGAGCGTTGGCAAGTGGTTTCATATGTGTTACAATTAAAAGCAGATTTAGAAAAGTAA
- a CDS encoding DUF3341 domain-containing protein, which yields MEASKVIHAIYNDDDILMSAVKRVKAERYHIEEIYTPFPVHGLDRAMGLAPTRIAITAFIYGLIGLTVATVMMNFIMIEDWPQNIGGKPSFSYLENMPAFVPIMFELTVFFSAHLMVITFYLRSRMWPFKSAENPDPRTTDDHFLMEIAVNGNEEALSSMLKDTGAVEINLVDKAH from the coding sequence ATGGAAGCTTCAAAAGTAATTCACGCTATTTATAACGACGACGATATTTTAATGTCTGCCGTAAAAAGGGTTAAGGCTGAAAGATATCATATAGAAGAAATATATACACCATTTCCAGTTCACGGATTAGACCGCGCTATGGGGCTTGCTCCTACACGTATCGCTATTACAGCTTTTATTTACGGTCTTATTGGTTTAACAGTGGCTACGGTGATGATGAATTTCATCATGATTGAAGACTGGCCTCAAAACATTGGTGGTAAACCAAGTTTTAGCTATTTAGAAAACATGCCAGCTTTCGTACCAATTATGTTCGAGCTTACGGTATTTTTCTCGGCACACCTTATGGTAATTACCTTTTACTTACGTAGTAGAATGTGGCCGTTTAAAAGTGCCGAAAACCCAGATCCTAGAACTACCGATGATCATTTCTTAATGGAAATAGCCGTAAACGGTAATGAAGAGGCGCTTTCTAGTATGCTTAAAGATACTGGAGCCGTAGAGATTAATTTAGTTGATAAAGCCCATTAA
- a CDS encoding TAT-variant-translocated molybdopterin oxidoreductase — protein sequence MSSNKKYWKSVEELNENSSIVETLKQNEFVAEIPTDEFLGNKETLEASSTTRRDFLKYVGFSTAAASLAACEGPVKKSIPYVVQPTEIIPGVANYYATTIADGFDFASVLVKTREGRPIKIENNTLASTHGSANARVNASVLGLYDSLRIQGPKKDGASISWSDFNAETTKSLNSIKDSGKSIVLLTQTFASPSTTKLIAEFKETYGNVKHVVYDAVSEFAAVQAFQKKYNKKGLADYDFSQAMTIVSVGADFLGDWQGGGFDAGYAKNRVPQNGKMSRHIQFESNMSLSGANADKRVPVTPTQQKLALAKLYSLVTGNNVSVKGLPEHVEIAVKNAAIQLKKAGSKAVVVTGIQDVNAQTVVLELNEYLASKAFNSKVAIKTKQGNDNDVAQLVADMKAGKVGAIIMSGVNPLYTLANAADFAEGLKKTKLSIAFSMKEDETSSHTQYIAAAPHFLEAWGDVEIKTGHYSLTQPAIRPLFDTKQFQDVLLKWTGNSASYSDYIKTTWNSDILNGGSYNQALHDGFFVNSSVATELVEEDLTETEESVNAFSGAAQALASSAKSKGIELSLYIKTGMGDGQQANNPWLQEFPDPISRVSWDNYLTISKADAEELGLINRHVATGALNGSYANITANGVTVKAPVLIQPGQAKGSVGLSFGYGRTAGLKEEMQTGVNAYALYHNLSNVQDVTIEAASGEHEFACVQLHNTLMGRGDIIKETTLEIFNTKDKAHWNGMPVVSLDHEETPVTSPDVDLWDEFDRSIGHHFNLSIDLNACTGCGACVIACHAENNVPVVGKEEVRRSRDMHWLRIDRYYSSDDTFEEDNAKKEGFSGLFGDNGSLGGFGEMEHAADNPQVAFQAVMCQHCNHAPCETVCPVAATSHGRQGQNHMAYNRCVGTRYCANNCPYKVRRFNWFLYNGNDEFDYHMNDDLGRMVLNPDVVVRSRGVMEKCSMCIQMTQKTVLDAKRDGRVIKDGEFQTACSAACSSGAMVFGDINDKDSKVAKLKEDNRMYHLLEHVGTKPNVQYQTKVRNTTEA from the coding sequence ATGTCATCAAACAAGAAATACTGGAAAAGTGTTGAAGAGCTAAACGAAAATAGCTCTATTGTTGAGACGCTTAAACAAAACGAGTTTGTAGCAGAAATACCTACTGATGAGTTTTTAGGAAATAAAGAGACGTTAGAGGCTAGTTCTACAACGCGTCGTGATTTCTTAAAATATGTAGGTTTTAGTACAGCCGCTGCTTCTTTAGCAGCTTGTGAGGGTCCTGTTAAAAAATCGATTCCTTACGTAGTACAGCCAACCGAGATTATTCCTGGAGTGGCCAACTATTACGCTACAACAATCGCAGATGGTTTTGATTTTGCAAGTGTTTTGGTTAAAACGCGTGAAGGTCGTCCAATAAAAATTGAAAACAATACCTTAGCTTCTACTCATGGCAGTGCTAATGCTAGAGTGAATGCATCTGTTTTAGGTTTGTATGACAGTTTAAGAATTCAAGGTCCGAAAAAAGATGGTGCTTCAATTTCTTGGAGTGATTTTAATGCGGAAACTACTAAAAGTTTAAATAGTATTAAGGATTCTGGAAAGTCGATCGTGTTATTAACACAAACTTTCGCTAGTCCATCTACCACCAAACTTATTGCAGAGTTTAAAGAAACTTATGGTAATGTTAAGCATGTGGTTTATGATGCCGTTTCAGAATTTGCTGCCGTTCAAGCTTTTCAAAAGAAATACAATAAAAAAGGTTTAGCCGATTACGATTTTTCTCAGGCGATGACTATTGTTTCTGTTGGAGCAGATTTCTTAGGCGATTGGCAAGGTGGAGGTTTTGATGCAGGATATGCTAAAAACAGAGTGCCTCAAAACGGAAAAATGTCACGTCATATTCAGTTTGAATCGAATATGTCGCTTTCTGGTGCTAACGCCGATAAGCGTGTACCGGTGACACCTACTCAACAAAAATTAGCCTTAGCGAAATTATACAGTCTAGTTACAGGAAATAATGTTTCTGTAAAAGGTTTACCAGAGCACGTTGAAATAGCTGTTAAAAATGCAGCTATTCAACTTAAAAAAGCAGGTAGTAAAGCTGTTGTGGTTACTGGAATTCAGGATGTCAACGCACAAACTGTTGTTTTAGAACTTAACGAATACCTAGCAAGTAAAGCTTTTAATAGTAAAGTAGCTATTAAAACTAAGCAAGGTAATGATAATGATGTTGCTCAACTTGTTGCCGATATGAAGGCAGGGAAAGTAGGAGCGATTATCATGAGCGGTGTTAATCCGTTATATACTTTAGCTAATGCAGCTGATTTTGCTGAAGGTTTAAAGAAAACAAAATTATCTATTGCGTTTTCAATGAAAGAAGATGAAACGTCTTCTCATACGCAATATATCGCAGCAGCTCCACACTTTTTAGAAGCTTGGGGTGATGTTGAAATAAAAACGGGTCATTACAGTTTAACGCAACCAGCGATTCGTCCTTTGTTTGATACGAAACAATTTCAGGATGTTTTATTAAAGTGGACTGGTAACAGTGCTTCTTATAGTGATTATATTAAAACCACTTGGAATAGTGATATCCTAAATGGAGGTTCTTACAATCAAGCTTTACATGATGGTTTCTTTGTAAACTCATCTGTGGCTACAGAATTGGTTGAAGAAGACCTTACAGAAACTGAAGAATCTGTTAATGCGTTTTCTGGAGCTGCTCAAGCTTTAGCATCATCTGCCAAATCTAAAGGTATCGAGTTAAGTCTTTATATCAAAACTGGTATGGGTGATGGTCAACAAGCTAATAACCCTTGGTTACAAGAGTTTCCAGATCCGATTTCAAGAGTGTCTTGGGATAACTATTTAACCATATCTAAAGCTGATGCTGAAGAGCTAGGATTAATTAACAGACACGTTGCAACGGGCGCTTTAAATGGTAGTTACGCTAACATTACTGCTAACGGTGTAACAGTAAAGGCTCCTGTGTTAATTCAACCAGGACAGGCTAAAGGTTCTGTAGGTTTATCTTTCGGTTACGGAAGAACAGCAGGATTAAAAGAAGAAATGCAAACAGGTGTAAATGCTTATGCCTTATATCATAACTTATCAAACGTTCAAGATGTAACTATCGAAGCGGCTTCAGGTGAACATGAATTTGCTTGTGTACAACTTCATAATACCTTAATGGGTCGTGGTGATATCATTAAAGAAACGACTTTAGAGATTTTCAACACCAAGGACAAAGCGCATTGGAATGGGATGCCTGTAGTGTCTTTAGATCATGAAGAAACGCCTGTAACATCTCCAGATGTTGATTTATGGGATGAGTTTGATCGTAGTATAGGTCATCACTTTAACTTATCAATCGATTTAAACGCGTGTACAGGATGTGGGGCTTGTGTTATTGCTTGTCATGCGGAGAATAACGTGCCTGTAGTAGGTAAAGAAGAAGTGAGAAGAAGTAGAGATATGCACTGGTTGCGTATTGATAGATATTACTCTTCTGATGATACTTTTGAAGAAGATAATGCCAAAAAAGAAGGCTTCTCAGGTCTGTTTGGTGATAATGGTTCCTTAGGTGGATTTGGTGAAATGGAACATGCAGCCGATAACCCACAAGTAGCTTTCCAAGCGGTAATGTGTCAACACTGTAACCACGCACCTTGTGAAACAGTTTGTCCTGTAGCAGCAACTTCTCATGGTCGTCAAGGTCAAAACCATATGGCTTACAACCGTTGTGTAGGTACAAGATATTGTGCAAACAACTGTCCGTATAAAGTACGTCGTTTCAACTGGTTCTTATACAATGGAAATGATGAGTTCGATTATCATATGAATGATGATTTAGGACGTATGGTACTTAATCCTGATGTTGTTGTACGTTCTCGTGGGGTGATGGAAAAATGTTCTATGTGTATTCAAATGACACAAAAAACAGTTCTTGACGCTAAACGTGATGGACGTGTGATTAAAGATGGTGAATTCCAAACAGCTTGTTCTGCAGCTTGTAGTAGCGGTGCGATGGTATTTGGAGACATCAACGATAAAGACAGTAAAGTTGCAAAACTTAAAGAAGATAACCGTATGTATCACTTGTTAGAGCATGTAGGAACAAAGCCTAATGTGCAATATCAAACAAAAGTGAGAAATACAACTGAAGCATAA